Proteins co-encoded in one candidate division WOR-3 bacterium genomic window:
- a CDS encoding DUF3857 domain-containing transglutaminase family protein, which produces MKKLLFFLFLLFYPFKFYSHKIEFNNGKIIEVDSILMRNDSIYTKDEVFLRSEVKSIIFGEGGFEEGEETISIDIQNILKEREKIITKYYDFDGVVMLDKGVNTLLPLGTRKYEYHFRGLILKDSKRSWASFQHSFDPQREKVKIDLARVIKPDGRVISLDMNKIKITKPKAEEIYFTKRRIISFQFPNVEVGDIIEYKYTEEIFNPWDKKIFTMGWFFGGEDPVIESSIRIIVPIKTFIVFKIKNDDSIFIDSLYRDSTKEYYFEKRNTLPPVEEPLMPSIEEIIPFLQLSNQKDWNYIFNWYSDFQKKRMVVTEKVQKLADSLTKDLKTNEEKIASLYHWIQRNIRYISIKGAIASGVSGHTAEQTLENGYGDCTDKAILFSTLLKAIGIEAYPVYLHTHPSPELAKEVPSFWGDHAIVEIFPENGDPYFLDPVSEYSRYPSFPSMDHGVDAICAQKSRIDFIEIPEPERNLREYSYDIEIKLDSFSIVKFHSKYNGSYEAGVRAYWESLDSTQKKNQFEKMIKRISPYAQLLEYELLNLNDISKPLEMTIRYQIPNFLKKQGELYFLKLPELKERYTKDELSLSTRNYDLIYETSEEITHSFKIYLPSQVEILSLPEKISLSNSKVEYSAFYLVKEDTLIFKDVWKRRDKKIKVSEYKEYKNLCNKLLKYVERPIIMKVKGDTE; this is translated from the coding sequence TAATAATGGGAAGATTATTGAGGTGGATTCAATACTTATGCGAAATGATTCTATTTATACAAAAGATGAAGTTTTCCTAAGAAGTGAAGTAAAATCTATAATATTTGGAGAAGGCGGATTTGAGGAAGGAGAAGAAACAATTTCTATTGATATTCAGAATATTCTAAAAGAGAGAGAAAAGATAATCACTAAATACTATGATTTTGATGGGGTGGTAATGTTAGATAAAGGTGTAAATACTTTGCTACCTCTTGGAACTCGGAAATATGAATATCACTTCCGGGGATTAATTTTAAAAGATTCTAAAAGGTCATGGGCTTCTTTTCAACATAGCTTTGATCCCCAAAGAGAAAAAGTAAAGATTGATTTAGCAAGAGTTATAAAGCCTGATGGAAGGGTGATTTCTTTAGATATGAATAAAATAAAGATTACAAAACCAAAAGCGGAAGAAATCTACTTTACGAAAAGGAGAATAATTTCCTTTCAATTTCCAAATGTGGAGGTGGGTGATATTATAGAATATAAATACACAGAAGAGATTTTTAATCCTTGGGACAAAAAAATATTCACAATGGGATGGTTCTTTGGAGGAGAAGACCCAGTAATTGAATCTTCTATTAGAATAATTGTTCCTATAAAAACTTTCATAGTTTTCAAGATAAAAAATGATGATAGCATCTTTATAGACTCTTTATATAGAGATTCTACAAAAGAATATTATTTTGAGAAAAGAAATACTTTACCTCCAGTTGAGGAACCTTTAATGCCTTCTATAGAAGAAATTATTCCCTTTTTACAACTTTCAAATCAAAAGGATTGGAATTATATATTTAACTGGTATTCAGATTTTCAGAAAAAAAGAATGGTTGTAACCGAGAAAGTCCAAAAATTAGCAGACTCTTTAACGAAGGATCTAAAAACTAACGAGGAGAAAATCGCTTCTCTATATCACTGGATTCAGAGAAATATTAGATACATCTCTATAAAAGGAGCTATAGCAAGCGGTGTTTCAGGACACACTGCAGAACAAACCCTTGAGAATGGGTATGGAGATTGCACAGATAAAGCAATTCTTTTTTCCACTCTGTTAAAAGCAATAGGAATTGAAGCTTATCCAGTTTATCTTCATACACATCCCTCGCCAGAATTAGCTAAAGAGGTCCCTTCATTTTGGGGAGATCATGCTATTGTGGAAATATTTCCAGAAAATGGAGACCCCTATTTTCTTGATCCGGTTTCTGAATATAGTAGATATCCTTCATTTCCTTCAATGGATCATGGAGTAGATGCAATATGCGCTCAAAAATCGAGAATTGACTTTATTGAAATCCCAGAACCAGAAAGGAATTTAAGGGAATATAGTTATGATATTGAAATAAAATTAGATAGCTTTTCCATTGTAAAGTTTCACTCGAAATATAATGGAAGCTACGAAGCTGGTGTCAGGGCTTATTGGGAGAGTCTTGATTCGACTCAAAAGAAGAATCAGTTTGAAAAAATGATAAAAAGGATTTCTCCTTATGCTCAACTTTTAGAATATGAACTTTTAAATTTAAACGATATTTCTAAACCTTTAGAGATGACAATAAGATATCAAATACCTAATTTTCTAAAAAAGCAAGGAGAACTTTATTTTCTCAAACTTCCCGAGCTAAAAGAAAGATATACAAAAGACGAACTTTCTCTTTCAACTCGTAACTATGACTTAATTTATGAAACTTCTGAAGAAATTACTCACTCTTTTAAAATTTATCTTCCCTCTCAGGTAGAAATTTTATCTCTTCCAGAGAAAATTTCTTTATCTAATTCGAAAGTTGAATACAGCGCTTTTTATTTAGTAAAAGAAGACACTTTAATATTCAAAGATGTTTGGAAGAGAAGAGATAAAAAAATAAAGGTCTCAGAGTATAAAGAATACAAAAATCTGTGTAACAAATTATTAAAATATGTAGAAAGGCCCATAATTATGAAAGTAAAAGGAGACACCGAATGA